A single genomic interval of Lepidochelys kempii isolate rLepKem1 chromosome 13, rLepKem1.hap2, whole genome shotgun sequence harbors:
- the NDRG2 gene encoding protein NDRG2 isoform X2, producing MTELHEVQITEEKPLLLPPSQPVPGKKHSVETPYGLVAFTVHGTPKPKRPAILTYHDVGLNHQSCFEPLFRFEDMQEIIKNFVVVHVDAPGMEEGAPLFPLGYQYPSLDQLADMIPCILQYLNFTSIIGIGVGAGAYILARYSLSHPDTVEGLVLINIDPNAKGWMDWAAHKLTGLTSSIPEMILAHLFSQEELSGCRELVQQRRESLVGASNLSNIQLYWSSYNTRRDLNFERGGDVTLKCPVMLVVGDQAPHEDAVVECNSKLDPTQTSFLKMADSGGQPQLTQPGKLTEAFKYFVQGMGYIPYVLDRKLSMGGLLLHDAPVALPHRLAVQRSLRGREPVPLPHPVPEQRVGEPPAAAAARPGERSPHHGGLLLSRGGEGDGDTSRL from the exons ATGACCGAGCTCCACGAGGTGCAGATCACGGAGGAGaagcccctgctgctgcccccctcGCAGCCCGTCCCGGGCAAG AAGCACTCGGTGGAGACGCCCTATGGACTCGTGGCCTTCACCGTCCATGGCACCCCGAAGCCCAAGCGCCCGGCCATCCTGACCTACCACGACGTGGGGCTCAACC ACCAGTCCTGCTTCGAGCCGCTCTTCCGTTTTGAGGACATGCAGGAGATCATCAAGAACTTTGTGGTGGTTCACGTGGATGCCCCCGGCATGGAGGAAGGAGCCCCGCTGTTCCCCTTGGG GTACCAGTACCCATCGCTGGACCAGCTGGCTGACATGATCCCCTGCATCTTGCAGTACCTGAA CTTCACCAGCATCATCGGCATCGGGGTGGGAGCCGGCGCCTACATCCTCGCCCGCTACAGT ctctctcATCCTGACACCGTGGAGGGCCTGGTTCTGATCAACATCGACCCCAATGCCAAGGGCTGGATGGACTGGGCAGCTCACAAG CTGACCGGCCTGACCTCGTCCATCCCCGAGATGATCCTGGCCCATCTCTTCAGCCAG gaggAGCTGTCCGGCTGCAGGGAGCTGGTCCAGCAGCGCAGGGAGTCGCTGGTCGGAGCCTCGAACCTCAGCAACATTCAGCTCTATTGGAGCAGCTACAATAC CCGCCGGGACCTGAACTTCGAACGCGGAGGAGATGTCACCCTGAA GTGCCCTGTGATGCTGGTGGTGGGAGATCAGGCCCCCCACGAAGATGCTGTG GTGGAGTGTAATTCTAAACTGGATCCCACCCAGACCTCCTTCCTCAAG ATGGCAGATTCCGGGGGGCAGCCCCAGCTGACACAG CCTGGGAAGCTGACTGAGGCATTCAAGTACTTCGTCCAGGGCATGGGATACA TCCCCTACGTCCTGGACAGGAAACTGAGTATGGG TGGCCTCCTCCTGCATGACGCGCCTGTCGCGCTCCCGCACCGCCTCGCTGTCCAGCGCAGCCTCAGGGGACGGGAGCCAGTCCCGCTCCCGCACCCTGTCCCAGAACAGCGAGTCGGGGAGcccccagccgccgccgccgcccgccccgGGGAGCGGAGCCCACACCATGGAGGTCTCCTGCTGagcagaggaggggaaggggatggagaCACCTCCCGCCTCTGA
- the NDRG2 gene encoding protein NDRG2 isoform X1: protein MTELHEVQITEEKPLLLPPSQPVPGKKHSVETPYGLVAFTVHGTPKPKRPAILTYHDVGLNHQSCFEPLFRFEDMQEIIKNFVVVHVDAPGMEEGAPLFPLGYQYPSLDQLADMIPCILQYLNFTSIIGIGVGAGAYILARYSLSHPDTVEGLVLINIDPNAKGWMDWAAHKLTGLTSSIPEMILAHLFSQEELSGCRELVQQRRESLVGASNLSNIQLYWSSYNTRRDLNFERGGDVTLKCPVMLVVGDQAPHEDAVVECNSKLDPTQTSFLKMADSGGQPQLTQPGKLTEAFKYFVQGMGYMASSCMTRLSRSRTASLSSAASGDGSQSRSRTLSQNSESGSPQPPPPPAPGSGAHTMEVSC from the exons ATGACCGAGCTCCACGAGGTGCAGATCACGGAGGAGaagcccctgctgctgcccccctcGCAGCCCGTCCCGGGCAAG AAGCACTCGGTGGAGACGCCCTATGGACTCGTGGCCTTCACCGTCCATGGCACCCCGAAGCCCAAGCGCCCGGCCATCCTGACCTACCACGACGTGGGGCTCAACC ACCAGTCCTGCTTCGAGCCGCTCTTCCGTTTTGAGGACATGCAGGAGATCATCAAGAACTTTGTGGTGGTTCACGTGGATGCCCCCGGCATGGAGGAAGGAGCCCCGCTGTTCCCCTTGGG GTACCAGTACCCATCGCTGGACCAGCTGGCTGACATGATCCCCTGCATCTTGCAGTACCTGAA CTTCACCAGCATCATCGGCATCGGGGTGGGAGCCGGCGCCTACATCCTCGCCCGCTACAGT ctctctcATCCTGACACCGTGGAGGGCCTGGTTCTGATCAACATCGACCCCAATGCCAAGGGCTGGATGGACTGGGCAGCTCACAAG CTGACCGGCCTGACCTCGTCCATCCCCGAGATGATCCTGGCCCATCTCTTCAGCCAG gaggAGCTGTCCGGCTGCAGGGAGCTGGTCCAGCAGCGCAGGGAGTCGCTGGTCGGAGCCTCGAACCTCAGCAACATTCAGCTCTATTGGAGCAGCTACAATAC CCGCCGGGACCTGAACTTCGAACGCGGAGGAGATGTCACCCTGAA GTGCCCTGTGATGCTGGTGGTGGGAGATCAGGCCCCCCACGAAGATGCTGTG GTGGAGTGTAATTCTAAACTGGATCCCACCCAGACCTCCTTCCTCAAG ATGGCAGATTCCGGGGGGCAGCCCCAGCTGACACAG CCTGGGAAGCTGACTGAGGCATTCAAGTACTTCGTCCAGGGCATGGGATACA TGGCCTCCTCCTGCATGACGCGCCTGTCGCGCTCCCGCACCGCCTCGCTGTCCAGCGCAGCCTCAGGGGACGGGAGCCAGTCCCGCTCCCGCACCCTGTCCCAGAACAGCGAGTCGGGGAGcccccagccgccgccgccgcccgccccgGGGAGCGGAGCCCACACCATGGAGGTCTCCTGCTGa